The Acidimicrobiales bacterium genomic sequence CGTCCCGGTGAACGCCGAGGGCGAAGCCACCATGGTCACCACGGCGCTGGCCGCCGGTGAGCGGTCGTTGACCGCCCGCTACTTCGGTGGCTTCGCCGTCCCGTCCACCACCTCTGATGTGGTGGCTCTGACGGTCGTGCCCATCGACTGCGCGCCGTTCGTCGGGGCGGGCAACGGCAACGTGGTGCGCCTGGTGTACATGGATCTGCTCCACCGCTGCCCCGACCAGGCCGGCTTCGACCACTGGAAGGCCCGACTCGACACGGGCACGCCGCGCGCCGTCTTCGCCCGCGCCATCTCCAGTTCGGCCGAGGCCCGCGGGGTCATCGTGGATGACGCCTACGAGATGATGCTGGGTCGCCAACCCGATGTTCCGGGCCGGGCCTACTGGGTGCAGTGGTTGGGGGAGAACGGCCGGTATGACGCGCTGGTCGCCAGCCTCGGCGGGTCGGAGGAGTTCTGGCGGCTCGCCGGGAGCACCGACGAGGGCTTCGTCGAGCGGGTGTACCAGCGGATCCTGCTGCGGGCCGCGGACCCCGACGGCCTCGCCTACTGGGTGGGTCGTCTCGAGGGTGGCATGGCGCGTCGGGCTCTGGTGAGTCGCTTGGTGAACCTGGATGAGCCGTTGGGTCGCCTGGTGGACGATTCCTACGCCGAGATCTTGGACGGGGTGCCGACCAGCGCGGAGCGTTCGGAGGGGATCGCCTACCTGCGCGCCACCGGGAGCCGGTCTGGCCTCCACGCCCGGTTGATCGGCAGCCAGGCGTTCCAGGACCGCGCTCAGGGGCTTCCCAACTTCGATTGACGCCAGCTCTGCTGATCGGGTCCGCCTCCCTGAGGCGGTCCCGATCAGCGTTCGGTGCACCGGCCTGTCGTGCGGGTGCACCGGTTGAGCCCGGGTTGCTCTTCCTGCCGGGAGCGAACCGATCAGGCTCACAGCTCGACCGCCCGCACCCGTCCCCCCGGGTGCGGGCGGTCGCGGTTCTGCCCCATGCCATCGGTCCGTTCGGACCTGTGCCACGCTCGGGGTGTGGCCGAGGTCTCCGATCCCGACGACGACCGCCAGCGAGCGGAGGTGCCGGCGGCCACCGGGGCCGGGCCGGGCACCAGCCGGCGAGCGGTGCTGGCCGGGGGGTTGGCCGGGGCCGGGGTGGCCGCGGCGGTGGGGTTGGCCCTGGGGCGCGACGGGGAGACGGAGAGGCCGGCGCCGTTGCCGGCGGGCACGCCGCCCGGGGGGTGGCGGGACGCCAGCCGGGACCACGGGGCCCGGGGCACCGGCGAGGGCGACGACCGGGCCGCCCTGCAGGACGCCATCGACGGCGCCGCCAGCGGGGGGACGGGACGGGCCCGGGGCGGCGTGGTCCACCTGGGGCCCGGCGTCTACCCCATCAGCGGGAGCCTGCACCTGCGCACCGGCGTGACGCTGTGGGGGGCGGGGCCGGCCACCGTGATCCGGCTCCTGCCCGGGCCTGACGAGCCGGCCATCGTCATCGAGAGCGACGCCGACGGCACCCCCGTCTCCTACGCCGCGGTGCGCAGCCTGACCCTGGACGGCTCCACCGGTGACCAGAGCAAGGGCCGCCACGGCATCGCCATCCGCAGCGACAACAGCGGGTCGCGCACGCCCTACACCGGCAGCGACTCCTTCCCCCTGGTGGCCGACGTGTGGGTCGTCTACTTCGGGGGCCACGGCCTGGCCATCGGCGTCGACCCCGAGGGGGGCACGGCCAACGTGCGGGGCGCCCGCGGCGATCGGGTCACCGTGTTCGAGTGCGCCAAGGCGGCCGAGGGCGGCGACCGGGCCGGCATCTTCGTGGCCGGCTCCGACGGGTCGTTCGTGGCCTGCGACGTGGCCGGGTGCGGGGGCCCGGGCTTCGACGTGGTCCGGGCCAACAACCGCTTCGACGGGTGCAAGGCCTACTTCAACCGGACCGAGTTCCGCATCACCGGCTCACGCAACCAGCTGGCCAACTGCCAGGCCCAGGACGGCTTCGGCGACGGCTTCGTCCTGGGCGACGGGGGGGAGCCGGTCCGAGGCCTGTCCCTGGCCGGGTGCCAGGCCGACTCCAACGCCGGGGCCGGCTTCCGCCTGGACAGCGTGGAGGCCTCGTCGCTCAGCGGCCTCACGTCGTTCGTGCGGGAGGGCGTCGAGCCCGGCGGCCCCGGGGTGGTCATGGCCGGCACCAGCCGGTGCCTGGTGTCGGGGACGGTGGACGGCTTCCCCACTGCGGTCGAGGGCCGCAACGCCGACGGCACCACCCACCTGGTGACCTGATCGCAGTCGGACACGTCCGCCCTGCCCCGCCGGTGGACGCTCACCGTCTCTCGCCCGACCGGGCGAGGGGGACGCGAGAAGGCCGGGCCCCGAGGGGCCCGGCCTCCTGTTCGCTGATCGGCCCACCCTCACGACGGGTCGGGCCGGGGGATCAGCTCGCCGGCATCAGCACCGTGTCGATGAGGTGCACGGTGGCGTTGGCGGTGGCCACGTTGCCGCACACCACGGTGGCGTCGCCGTTGATGGTGAAGGTGTCGCCCTCGCCCTCGATGGTGTCGGTGGCGCCGTTGAGGGCGGTGACCTCGCCGGCGGCGATCAGCTCGTCGATGTCCATCTTCCCCTCCACCACGTGCATCTGGAGGACGTCGGTCAGGGTGTCCATCTGCTCCGGGTCGGTGGTCAGGCTCTCGACCGTGCCCTCGGGCAGGGCCTCGAAGGCCGAGTTGATGGGGGCGAAGATGGTGTACTCGGCCGAGGTGTCGTTGAGGGCGTCGCCCAGATCGGCGGCGGTCACCGCGGCGACGAGGGTGGAGAGCAGGGGGTTGTTGCTGGCCGCGGTGGCGGCCGGGTCCTGGGCCATGCCGGCGCTGCTGCCGTCACCGTCGGCGGGGATCTCCGAGCAGGCAGCGCCCACCGGCTCGGCCACGTCGCCGCTCATGTCGTCACCGGACATGTCGTCGCCGGCCGTGGTCTCGGAGCCGGAGTCGCCAGCGGTGGTGGCGGCGTCGTCGGACTGCTCGGTGGTGTCGCCGGCGCTGGTGTCGTCGCCACCGTCGTCACCGCAGGCCGCGGCGACCAGGGACAGGCAGGCCAGCAGGGCCAGGAGGGAGAGCAAGGGCTTCTTGGTACGCATGGGGAGGGGTTCCTCTCGAGGGTGGGGGGCGACCTCTGGTCACATCCGGCGTCCCCGTCGGGGGGCGCTGGGGTGGGTTCGGGGCTCGACACGCCGCGGATGGGTCCGGGGCGGATGTCGGGGCTCGACGCCTCAGTCCCCGATGGTCATGCGGACCTTGTGCCACCCCGTGGCCCCGCTGGGCAGGGGGGCGCGGCGCTCCTCCGGCTGGGTCTCGCCGCGGCCGTCGGTGGCCCGCACCTCCAGGGTGTGGCCCCCAGGAGGGGCGTCGTCCCAGCGGTGGGTCCACTGCCGCCAGGTGTCCTTGTTCAGCTCGTCGGACAGCTCCACCTCGATCCACTCCTCGCCGTCGATGCGCAGCTCCACCTTCTCGATGCCCCGGGTCTGGGCCCAGGCCACGCCGCCGATCATGAGGGTGCCGGCCGGGTACGTCTTCAGGCTGCGGGGGGTGTCGATGCGGCTCATGGTGCGGATGGGGGCCTGCTCGGCGTAGCCCCGGGGCACCCAGTAGCTGTCGAAGGCGTCGAAGGTGGTCAGCTCCACCTCGACCAGCCACTTCACCGCCGAGAGGTAGCCGTAGATGCCCGGGGTGACCAGCCGCACCGGGTAGCCGTGGCTGAGGGGGAGGGGTTCGCCGTTCATGCCCACGGCCACGATGCAGTCGCGGTCGTACGCCGCCTCCAGGGGGAAGCCGCCGGTGTAGCGGTCCTGGGAGCGGCCCACGATCTGGTCGGCGCCGGCCCGCACCCCGGCCTCGTCCAGCAGGTCGCGCAGGGGGAAGCCCAGCCACCGGGCGTTGCCCACCAACTTGTCGCCGATCTGGTTGGAGATGCAGGTGAGGGTGATGTCGTACTCCTGGAGCTCGCGTCCCACCAGCTCCTCCCAGGTGATGTCCAGCTCGTCGTCGACCATGCCCGTCACCTTCAACCGGTAGCTGTCGGTGGTCAGCTGCGGGATCCGCAGGGCGGTGTCGATCCGGTAGAAGTCGCGGTTGGGGGTGATGAACGGGGCCACGCCCTCGGGGTTCGGGGCCACCGCCCGGGTCACCGGGGCGAGCGGGTCGGCCGGGCGGGGCAGGGTGAGAGCGGCACGATCGGCGGCGGCCGAGCTCCGGCCCTGGAGGCGGCGGCCGGCGGCGGCGGCCGCCCCGGCCAGGACCACGGTGGTCCCCGCCCCGATCAGGAACCGGCGCCGGGGCGGGAGCTCGTCCGGCGGGCGGACGCCGGGCTCGCCGGCCACCAGCACGCCGGTGACGGCCGGGGCGCGGTCCGGGTCGTCGGCCCCACCGCCGGGGCCCGGGAGGATGGGCCCGGTGTCGGTGGTGGACGGCGCCGCCCCGGCCTCCCCTGCCGTGGCCTCGACGCCGGCCCGGGGGGGCAGGGCCGGAGGGCACAGCACGGCGATCACGCCCACCGCCGCCATCGCCCCCAGCAGCGATGGCCACACCGCCAGGACCAGGGAGATGGCCTCCTGGCGGCGGGTGGCCAGGACGCCGAGCAGGGCCACCGCAGCCACGATGCCGGCCGCCATCTTGGGGAGGCGCCGGGCCAGAGGGCCCAGGGCCATGCCCAGGAGGAGGAGCAGGACCAGCGTGCCGATGATCAGGGCCGGCTTGTCGTTGGTGCCGAAGGTGTCGATGGCGAAGTCCTTCATGGGCTTCGGGGCCCGGTCGATCACCTCGCCCCCCACGGCCACCACCGGCGACCCGGCCGAGGTGACGATCCCGCCCACCAGCTCGCCCACCGCCACCCCGGACGCCGCGGCCAGCAGGCCGGCCAGCACGGCCCGCCCGGTGCCCGGCGAGGGGCGGAGCCGGGCCAGGCGGGGGTGGGCGGGGTCGGGGCGCGGAGAGGTCACGTCCGGGGTTCGTGGCCGCCGGCCCGGCGGACTGGCCGTGTCGACCGTCGGCTAGCGCAGGCGCCAGGGGCGGGGGGCGGCCCCGGTGGCCAGGGTGGCCACCCGGACGGCGGCCTCGGCCTCGGCCTCGGGCGACCGGTGGCGGTTGGCCACCGCCCAGGCCGTGGCCCACAGGGCCCACACCTCGTCCAGGCCCTGGTCCCGGGCCACCTCGGTGAGGGGAGCGCCGTAGGCCGTGTCGAAGGCGGCCCGGTCCGAGGGGGGCCGCCCGTACCAGCGGGTGCCGGCGACGGTGGGGGCGGCGTCGTAGGCCCGCGGCCCCCAGCCGGCCAGCTCCAGGTCGATGGCCACCGGGCCGTCCCGGCCGACGATGGCGTTGCCGGCGTGCAGGTCGCCGTGGACGACGGCGCCGGCGCGCAGGTGGTCGGCTCCGGCTCCGGTGGTGGCGGCGTCGGCACCGCCCATCGCCTCGGCGGCGTCCCGCCAGACGTCCTCCAGGCGGGTGGCCTGGCTGCGGAGGACGGCCAGCTCGCCCTCGCCGGTGGCGCCCACCTCGACGGCCACGGCCACCTGGGCCAGGGCCGCGCCCACCGGGTCGCAGAGGGTGATGCCCCGGGGGTCGAGGCCGCTGGTCGAGCGGTGGAAGCGGGCGGCCAGGGCGCCGAGGGTGGCCGGGGCGACCTCGGCCGCGGGGTCGACGGGCGCCACCTCCCGCCACGCCGTCACGGCCCAGCCGTCGATCAGGGCCGGGCCGGCCAGGCACCGGGTGGCGGGGACCCCGGCGTCGGCCAACAGCCCGGCCATGGCCACCTCCCGGCGGGGTCCGTCCAGCCCGTCGGGGCCGGCCACGGTCAGCACCCGCGAGGCCGGGAAGCGCACCACGTGGCGGCTGGCCGCCCGGATCTCCTGAGCGTCCTCGGGGTCGAGGCCGAAGGTGGCGGCCAGCGCGTCGAGGCCCGGCGGGGGAGCGCCCGCAGGCACGCCGGCCGGGCCGTCGGCCGGGCCACCGTCGGGCGGGCCGGGGCTCACGTCAGGGGGCCGACCGGGAGCGGATCCAGTCCTCCACGATGCGGCCCAGCACCGGCAGGCTCACCGTCGACGAGCCGAGCACGGCGTCGTGGAAGCCCTTGATGTCGAAGGCGTCGCCCAGGGCCTCGGTGGCGTGCTGGCGCAGGCGCAGGATCTCCCGCTGCCCGATCTTGTAGCTCAGGGCCTGGCCGGGGATGGCCAGGTAGCGGTCGACCTCGACGGTGATCTCGTCGACGCCGACCGGCATGTGGGCGGCCATGAGGTCCACGGCCTGCTGGCGGGTCCAGCCCAGGGCGTGCATGCCGGTGTCGACCACCAGGCGGCAGGCCCGCCAGGCGTCGTTGACCAGCATCCCGATGCGGTCGAGGTCGCTGGCGTAGAGGCCCATCTCGTCGGCCAGCCGCTCGGTGTAGAGGGCCCAGCCCTCCACGAAGGCGGTGTGGCCGAAGCTGAAGCGCTGGAAGGCGGGCAGGTCCGACAGCTCCGAGGCGATGGCCAGCTGGAGGTGGTGGCCGGGGATGGCCTCGTGGTAGGCCACCGAGGCGGTGTCGAAGCGGTTGCGCTCGCCGGCGTCGTGGGTGTTCACGAAGTAGGCGCCGGAGCGGCTGCCGTCGGCCGCCGGGGGGAAGTAGTAGGCGGCGGGGGCGTCGGCGGCCAGCACCCCGGGCACGGCCTTCACCTCGCAGCGGTCCACGGGCAGGCGACCGAACCAGTCGCCCATGGCCGCCTCGGCCGCGGCCACGCATCGCCGGGCGTCGTCCAGGGGCTCGTCGGGGCGGTCCGGGTCGTAGCGCAGGGCCGGGTCGCTGCGGAGCCGTTCGAAGATCTCGGCCCGGTCGGTGGTGCCGAACAGGCGGTGGCCGACCTCGGCCGTCCGCTCGTCGACCTGGGCCAGCTCGTCCAGGCCCGTCTGGTGGACGGCCCCGGGGTCGAGGTCGAGTCCGGTGTTGGACCGGATGAGGAAGCGGTACAGCTCGTCGCCGCCCGGGAGGTGGCTCAGGCCCGAGGAGTCGTCGGGCCGGGCTGCCGGCAGCAGCTCGGTGCGCAGCACCTCGGCGTAGCGGGCGAAGGCGGGCCGCACCACGTCCTGGACCGCGGCCCGGAGGTCGGCCCGCCAGGCGTCCTCGCCGTCCCAGCCCTCCGGCCCGGGGAAGGTGGTGAAGGGGTCGCTCTCCAGGGGCGAGGCCAGGTAGCCGTCGACCTGGTTCAGGGCTCGGGTGACCACGATGCGGGGCGGGGTGCGGCCCGAGGCCAACCCGGCCCGGAAGCGCTCCACCGCCCCGTCGAGGAGCTGGTCGGTCTTGCGGTGGCGTTCCACCAGGTCGAGGGCGTTCTGGGGCTCGGGCGCGTTGACCTGGGGGGCGGCGGTCAGGAGCCCGGTGGCCACCCCGTCCATCTGGTCGTAGCGCAGCTCCACCGTGCGATGGGCGATGTGGCCCAGGGCGTCGTCCAGGGTCTCGATCAGGAGGTCGCGGGTGACCCGGTCGGGGAGGCCCATCTCGTCGGTGGGCAGCTCGGCCACCCGGGCCCGCAGGTCCTGCCACCGGGCCTCCAGCTCGCTCTCGGCGGTGACGCTGACGTCCTCGATCTCGGTGTCGAAGCGACGGTCCCCGAGGAACGTGGCGTAGCTGGGCGCGACCCGCATGAGGGCCTCCCAGTACTCGTCGGCGAGGGCCCGGAGGGTGGAGGCGGTGGCGTCCGGCATCGCCCCATCATGCCCCGGTCTCCGGGACCGTCCGCTCAGGCGCCGCGGATGCCCCGGAGGCCGGCCCAGGCCAGGTTGGCCACCCGGTGGGCGGTGGCATCCGGGTCCGGGTCGGGGACGGTGTCGGTGAGGGCGTGGCGGCTGGTCACCTCGGCGATGCCCACGATGCCCCGGGCCAACAGGAGCCGGTCGGGCTCGGACAGGCCCTCCACGTCGATCAGCGCGGCCACGGTGTGGGCGAAGGCATCCTCCACCCGTACCAGGGCGTCGGTCAGGTCCCGGTCGCGGCGGCTGTCGGCCATGAACAGCAGGCGGAAGGCGTCGCGGTGCTCGCTCACGAAGCGGAAGTAGACCCGGAACCCGGCCTCGACCTGCTCCCGGGGCGAGTCGGCGTCCGCGGTGGCCTTGAGCACGGCGCTGGCCAGCCGGTCGGCCACGTCGTCGACCAGCTCCCGGTACAGGGCCCGCTTGGACCGGAAGTGCTGGTACAGCACCGGCTTGGTGACCCCGGCGGCCTCGGCCACCCGATCCATCGACACGCCGTGGTAGCCCTGATCGGCGAACTCGGCCTGGGCGACGTCGAGGAGTTGGCGGCGCCGGGCCGCGGCGGGGAGGCGGGGCGCCATGGCGGCACGCTACCGGCTGGTGCGGCCCGGCTCGGGTCCGGGGAACGGGGTGAGGGTGGCGGCCGGGGGCCCGGCCCGGCCCCGCCGATGGGCGGCCCGGGAGCCGTCGGCGCTCAGTGCTGGTGGGTGATGACCGAGCGGGCGACCTCGCCCGACTGCATGGCCTCGAAGGCCCCGTTGATGTCCTCGATGGAGATCTCGCGGCTGATGAGCTCGTCCAGCTTGAGCTCGCCGTCCTGCCACAGGCCGATGAGCTTGGGGACATCGCGCTGCACGTCGGCCGAGCCGTACCAGCAGCCCTTGATGGTCTTGTTCAGGTACAGGAACGTGAAGGCGGCGTTGAACGTGAGCATCACGTCCAGGGGGGGCACGCCCACCAGGATGGCCTCGCCCCCGGGGCGCAGCATGTCCACGGCCTGGGTGATGGTGGCCTGGAGGCCGATGACCTCGAAGGCGGCGTGCACGCCCTTCTGGGTCAGCGACATGACCTGGCCCACGGTGTCGCCGTCGTCGGGGTTCACCAGGTCGGTGGCCCCGAACTGCTTGGCCATGTCCAGCTTGGAGGCGAACTTGTCGATGGCGATGATCCGCTCGGCGCCGGCGATGCGGGCCCCCTGGATCACGTTGAGGCCCACGCCCCCGCAGCCGATGACGGCCACCGTGTCGCCCGGGCGGATGTCGGCCGTGTTGAGGGCGGCGCCCACGCCGGTGAGGACGCCGCAGCCGATGAGGGCGGCGATGTTCAGGGGCACGTCGGCGGGGATCTTGACCGTGCTGATCTCGGGGACGATGGCCTGCTGGCCGAACGTGCCCAGCGAGGCCATCTGGTGGAGGGCGGCCCCGCCCGAGGTCAGGCGGGTGGTGCCGTCCAGCATGCCGGCCGCGGCCGCGGTGGCGGCCTGGTCGCACAGGTAGGGCTGGCCCCGGCGGCACGGGCCGCACTCGCCGCAGCGGGGGACGAAGGACAGCACCACGTGGTCGCCGGGGGCGACGGTGCTGACGCCCTCGCCCACCTCCTCGACCACGCCGGCGCCCTCGTGGCCCAGCACGATCGGGGTGGGCAGGGGGATGGTGCCGTTCTGGACCGACAGGTCGGAGTGGCAGACGCCGGAGGCCTCCACCCGCACCCGCACCTCGCCGGGGCCGGGCGGAGCCAGCTCGACGTCGTCGCGGATCTCCAGCGGGGTTCCCACACCGGTGAGCACGGCGGCCTTCATGAGCGTCTCCTCGTGACGAGAACGGGGCCCGGACCCTAGCTCAGGAAACTGACCGGTGGGTCAAGTGCGGTCCGCCGGGCCGGCGTAGGCTGGCGGCCCCGTCGCCCGGAGGTTGCCGTGCCCGTCGTCCCCGAGATCCAGGCCCTGCTCGACCAGCTGGCGGCCAACCCCATCGACATGACCGCGGTCAGCCCCGGGGCCATGCGGATGATGTACAAGGTGGTGGCCTCGGCCCGGGGGGAGACGATCGAGGTCGGCGCGGTGGAGGGCCGCGACCTGGACGGGCCCGGGGGCCCGCTGCCGGTGCGCGTCTACCGGCCCGAGGGCGAGGGCCCCGCCCCCGTCCTGGTCTGGTACCACGGCGGCGGTTGGGTCATCGGCGACGTCGACACCTCGGATGCCACCGCCCGTCGCCTGTGCGCCGAGGCCGGGGTGGTGGTGGTCTCGGTCGAGTACCGCCTGGCCCCCGAGCACCCCTACCCGGCCGGCCCCGAGGACGCCTGGGCCGCCCTGTCGTGGGTGGCCGGCCACGCCGCGGAGATCGGCGGCGACCCCGAGCGGCTGGCCGTGGGGGGCGACTCGGCCGGCGGCAACCTGGCCGCCCTGGTCGCCCTCCGGGCCCGCGACGAGGGCGGGCCCGTCCTGCGCCACCAGCTCCTCGTGTACCCGGCCACCGACCTGGCCATGGGCCACCCCTCCATCCGGGAGAACGGCGAGGGGTACTTCCTCACCGAGGCGTCCATGCTGTGGTTCGCCGACCACTACCTGGGGGCCGACCGCCAGCACGGCGACCCGGCCTCACCGGCGGTGTCGCCGCTGCGGGCCGAGGTGGCCGGCGTGGCCCCGGCCCAGGTGCTGACGGCCGAGTACGACCCGCTCCGCGACGAGGGCGACGCCTACGCCGCCCACCTGGCCGAGGCCGGCGTGCCCGTCGACCACGTCTCCCACCCGGGCCTGATCCACGGCTTCTTCAGCATGGGCTCGTTCTCCCCCGACGCCGACAAGGCCACGGCGGCGGCCATCGACCGCCTCCGCACCGCCCTCCACACCGAGGCCTGAGCCGCCCCTGCGGATCGGCTCGCCCGGCCGGCTACCAGCTGCCCTCGCGGTCGGCGCGGTCGGCGGCCCGGACGGCGTAGCCGAAGACGATGGCCGGGGCCAGGACGATCGAGCCCACCACCAGGCTGGTGACGATGAGGTTCACGACCCACCCGGCGAACCCGACCGCGAAGCCGACCACGAAGGCGACCACGGCCACGCCGAAGAGGCCGTAGCCGGCGCCCTGCCCGAGGCTGACCCACCGCTCGATGCGGCGCCTCCGCTCCATCACGGGATCCTCCGCGCCACGCTCGTCGCTGCCCTCTGCGGCCATGGCGGCGACGTTACCCAGGGACCGGGCTCGGGCCGCGGGCCGGCTCAGTGGTTGAGGGTGGCGTGGATGTCCTTGGTCGCCTTGTAGGTGGCCAGGAAGGCGTCGTAGAGCTCGTCGTAGACCTGGCCGGCCTCGGGGTCGGGGGTGAACTCGCGCTCGACTGCGACCAAGCCGTCGAGGTCGTCCACGGTCAGGCGGCCCAGGGCCACCGCCGCCACCAGGGCCACCCCTCGGGTGCCGGCGTGCTGGTAGTCCTCCACCCGTCGGATGGGGCGCTGGAGCACATCGGCGTGGATCTGGCACCACAGGTCGGAGCGGGCCCCGCCCCCGATGACCACGATGGGCCCCAGGGGCGACTTGGTGAACGCCTCCACCACCTGGAGCAGCCACCGGGAGTTGTAGGCCACGCCCTCCAGGATGGAGCGGAGCATGTCGGCCCGGTCATGGGCCAGGCTCAGGTTGGTCCAGCCGCCCCGGATGGTGTGGTCGTCGACGGGGGTGCGCTCGCCGTTGAGCCACGGCAGGTAGATGAGCTTCCTGCTGCCGGGCGGTGCGGTGGCCGCCACCTCGTTCAGCTCGTCCAGGTCGCCCACCAGCTTCAGCTGGTCGCGGGCGTGGAGCAGGCAGGCGCCGGCCGCCTCGTGCTCGTTGGCCAGGAAGTACTTGCCCGGCAGGGCGGCCGGGAAGGCGGCCATGTTGTGGCGGATGTCGGTGCGCTTGACCGGCAGGTGGAAGCTGAGCCACGACGACGTGCCCAGGTACAGGTGGGGCTCGTAGTCCTTGACCGCCCCGCAGCCCACCACCGCGGCGTGCACGTCGCCCATCGCCGTGGTCACCGGCAGGCCGGCGGCGATGCCCCAGTCAGCGGCCACCTCGGCCAGCAGCTCGCCCACCACCGTGGCCGACGGGACCAGCGGGGGCAGCTTGGCCTTGTCCAGCCCGGTCCAGGACAGGAGCTGGGGGTCGTAGCGGATGGCCTCGCGGTCGCGGTTGTCGGTGAGCCAGTGCAACACCGCGCAGTCGTGCGAGGTCACCGCCTTCCCGGTGAGCCGCAGGTTCAGGTAGTCGGCCGGCTCCAGGAACCGCTCGGTGGCGGCGTAGACGTCGGGGCGCTGGTCCTTGAGCCAGAGGATGTGGGCCAGGGAGTCCTTGCCCGAGTGGCTGGGGGCCCCGCCGGTGAGCTGCAGCCACTTGGCCAGGCGCCGGGGGTCGTAGCCCATGACGTTGATGCGGCCGCTGACCGCCTTGGCCACCTGGGGGGCGCCCCGGCTGTCCATCCAGATGATGGAGTTGCCGATGGCCTTGCCGTCGGCGTCGACGGCCACCGTGCCCGACCAGTGGCAGGTGACGGCGACGGCGATGAGCGAGGCGGCCTCGTCGGGGGCCTTGGCCACCAGGCGCCCGATGCCGCGGGTGATGGCGGCCCACCAGTCGTCGGGGTCCTGCTCGGCCCCGTCGGGCGGGTCCAGGATGAGCCGGGTGGTCTCGATCTCGTGGGCCACCACCTTGCCCCGCAGGTCCACGAAGGCCACCTTGGGCCCCCCGGTGCCGAGGTCGATGGCGAGGATGTGGTCGGCGGTCACGGTGTCCCCCGGGGCGGGCTGGTGCAGGGCCGGCCAACCCTACGCGCCGTGCCCGACCCGGCTCCGGCCCTCGTCGCCGGGCCGGGCCGGTAGCGTCCCGGCCCGTGGACTCGCCCTCGCCGGACATCCGGGCCGAGGTGGTCGACGGGGTGGCCCGCCTGACCATCGACCGGCCCGAGGTGCGCAACGCCCTCTCGTGGGACGCCATCGCCGCCCTCCGCCACCTGGTGGCCGCCTGCCGGGACGACCCCGCGGTGCGGGTGCTGGTCCTGACCGGGGCCGGCGACCGGGCCTTCTGCTCCGGCGCCGACCTGGGGGGGATGGCCACCGGGGCCGATGCCGACCCGGCCGCCGTCCACGCCGCCCGGGGCGAGCTGGCCGGCCTGTTCACCGACCTGTGGGCCGTGGGCAAGCCCACCATCGCCCGGGTGCGGGGCTACGCCCTGGCCGGCGGCTTCGGCCTGGCCCTGGCCTGCGACCTGGTGGTGTGCGCCGAGGACGCCACCTTCGGCACGCCGGAGATCGACGTCGGCCTGTGGCCCCACATGATCACCGTCCCGCTGGTGCGGTCCATGCCCCCCAAGCGGGCCCTGGAGCTGATGATGACCGGCCGCCGGGTGGACGCGGCCGAGGCCGAGCGCATCGGCTTCGTGCACCGGGTGGTCCCGACCGACGAGCTGGACGCGGCCACCGACGAGCTGGCCGCCACCCTGGCCGCCAAGTCGCCCACCGCGCTGCGCCTCGGGCGCGACGCCTTCTACGCCACCTGGGACATGGCCGCGGCCGATGCCCTGGCCGCCCTCCACCCGCTGCTCACCGTCACCGCCGCCACCGCCGATGCCGCCGAGGGCCTGGCCGCC encodes the following:
- a CDS encoding Zn-dependent alcohol dehydrogenase, with amino-acid sequence MKAAVLTGVGTPLEIRDDVELAPPGPGEVRVRVEASGVCHSDLSVQNGTIPLPTPIVLGHEGAGVVEEVGEGVSTVAPGDHVVLSFVPRCGECGPCRRGQPYLCDQAATAAAAGMLDGTTRLTSGGAALHQMASLGTFGQQAIVPEISTVKIPADVPLNIAALIGCGVLTGVGAALNTADIRPGDTVAVIGCGGVGLNVIQGARIAGAERIIAIDKFASKLDMAKQFGATDLVNPDDGDTVGQVMSLTQKGVHAAFEVIGLQATITQAVDMLRPGGEAILVGVPPLDVMLTFNAAFTFLYLNKTIKGCWYGSADVQRDVPKLIGLWQDGELKLDELISREISIEDINGAFEAMQSGEVARSVITHQH
- a CDS encoding alpha/beta hydrolase, whose amino-acid sequence is MPVVPEIQALLDQLAANPIDMTAVSPGAMRMMYKVVASARGETIEVGAVEGRDLDGPGGPLPVRVYRPEGEGPAPVLVWYHGGGWVIGDVDTSDATARRLCAEAGVVVVSVEYRLAPEHPYPAGPEDAWAALSWVAGHAAEIGGDPERLAVGGDSAGGNLAALVALRARDEGGPVLRHQLLVYPATDLAMGHPSIRENGEGYFLTEASMLWFADHYLGADRQHGDPASPAVSPLRAEVAGVAPAQVLTAEYDPLRDEGDAYAAHLAEAGVPVDHVSHPGLIHGFFSMGSFSPDADKATAAAIDRLRTALHTEA
- a CDS encoding FGGY-family carbohydrate kinase, translated to MTADHILAIDLGTGGPKVAFVDLRGKVVAHEIETTRLILDPPDGAEQDPDDWWAAITRGIGRLVAKAPDEAASLIAVAVTCHWSGTVAVDADGKAIGNSIIWMDSRGAPQVAKAVSGRINVMGYDPRRLAKWLQLTGGAPSHSGKDSLAHILWLKDQRPDVYAATERFLEPADYLNLRLTGKAVTSHDCAVLHWLTDNRDREAIRYDPQLLSWTGLDKAKLPPLVPSATVVGELLAEVAADWGIAAGLPVTTAMGDVHAAVVGCGAVKDYEPHLYLGTSSWLSFHLPVKRTDIRHNMAAFPAALPGKYFLANEHEAAGACLLHARDQLKLVGDLDELNEVAATAPPGSRKLIYLPWLNGERTPVDDHTIRGGWTNLSLAHDRADMLRSILEGVAYNSRWLLQVVEAFTKSPLGPIVVIGGGARSDLWCQIHADVLQRPIRRVEDYQHAGTRGVALVAAVALGRLTVDDLDGLVAVEREFTPDPEAGQVYDELYDAFLATYKATKDIHATLNH
- a CDS encoding enoyl-CoA hydratase/isomerase family protein, whose protein sequence is MDSPSPDIRAEVVDGVARLTIDRPEVRNALSWDAIAALRHLVAACRDDPAVRVLVLTGAGDRAFCSGADLGGMATGADADPAAVHAARGELAGLFTDLWAVGKPTIARVRGYALAGGFGLALACDLVVCAEDATFGTPEIDVGLWPHMITVPLVRSMPPKRALELMMTGRRVDAAEAERIGFVHRVVPTDELDAATDELAATLAAKSPTALRLGRDAFYATWDMAAADALAALHPLLTVTAATADAAEGLAAFREKRPPSWPSSPG